From one Luteolibacter sp. SL250 genomic stretch:
- the cutA gene encoding divalent-cation tolerance protein CutA, producing MDLLLVISTFPDEEKARQIGTLLVEKQLAACVNLLPGLTSIYRWQGKIETAGEVMAIFKTTAAGFPAFRDELLALHPYDVPEVVALRTADVSAAYGRWIMEQVGV from the coding sequence ATGGATCTCTTGCTGGTCATCTCGACATTTCCTGATGAGGAAAAGGCGCGACAGATTGGCACGCTGCTGGTGGAAAAGCAACTGGCTGCGTGCGTGAATCTTCTGCCCGGCCTCACTTCCATCTACCGCTGGCAGGGCAAGATCGAAACGGCCGGCGAAGTCATGGCCATCTTCAAGACCACCGCGGCGGGCTTCCCAGCCTTCCGCGACGAATTGCTCGCCCTCCACCCCTATGACGTGCCGGAGGTCGTGGCCCTCCGCACGGCGGATGTCTCGGCGGCTTATGGCCGGTGGATCATGGAGCAGGTGGGGGTGTGA
- a CDS encoding ATP-binding protein produces the protein MKPGFLDKLVSRLDSVDPGEVHQLVTRLIREKGTLTKVFEALREGVIILDPESRVDFMNTAACQFFGLDPKRATGELIASQIRGLDWESLARPGHAVSRDLEVFYPDHRYLNFYLAPIEDSGAPLGHVMLVRDLTTTRAEAEETLETERLNALTLLAAGVAHEIGNPLNSLDIHLQLMGRKLRKLAAGDRGPLEENLKTARQEIQRLDTILKQFLHAVRPTKPTRERCDLHFLLKETLKLLEPELASRNIAVELDLAEFLPPANVDGGQFQQVFYNLIRNAYQALPGQNGRISIRTRFTEYEFVITIEDNGTGISPEHMGALFEPYRTTKSSGSGLGLLIVRRIIREHGGEIEIDSKENSGTRIHIHLPRGDRSPRLLASPTIDL, from the coding sequence GTGAAACCCGGCTTCCTCGACAAACTCGTTTCCCGGCTGGACAGCGTGGACCCGGGGGAGGTGCACCAACTGGTGACCCGCCTGATCCGGGAAAAGGGCACGCTGACGAAGGTGTTCGAGGCACTGCGGGAGGGGGTCATCATCCTGGACCCGGAAAGCCGGGTGGACTTCATGAACACGGCCGCCTGCCAATTTTTCGGACTGGACCCGAAGCGGGCAACCGGGGAACTGATCGCCAGCCAGATCCGCGGGCTGGACTGGGAAAGCCTCGCCCGGCCCGGGCATGCCGTGTCCCGGGATCTGGAGGTGTTCTACCCGGACCACCGCTATCTGAATTTCTACCTCGCTCCGATCGAGGACTCCGGCGCGCCGCTGGGCCACGTGATGCTGGTGCGCGACCTGACAACCACCCGGGCGGAGGCGGAGGAAACGCTGGAGACGGAACGGCTCAACGCGCTGACCCTGCTGGCGGCCGGGGTGGCCCATGAAATCGGGAATCCACTCAACTCGCTGGACATCCACCTCCAGTTGATGGGGCGGAAGCTGCGCAAGCTGGCCGCCGGGGACCGTGGTCCGCTGGAGGAAAATCTGAAGACCGCCCGCCAGGAGATCCAGCGGCTGGACACCATCCTCAAGCAGTTCCTCCACGCCGTCCGGCCGACGAAGCCGACCCGCGAGCGGTGCGACCTGCATTTCCTGCTGAAGGAAACGCTGAAGCTGCTGGAACCGGAGCTGGCGTCCCGCAACATCGCCGTGGAGCTGGACCTGGCGGAGTTCCTGCCCCCCGCCAATGTCGATGGCGGCCAGTTCCAGCAGGTTTTCTACAACCTGATCCGGAATGCCTACCAGGCGCTGCCAGGGCAGAACGGCCGCATCAGCATCCGCACCCGGTTCACCGAATACGAGTTCGTCATCACCATCGAGGATAACGGCACCGGCATTTCCCCGGAGCACATGGGGGCCTTGTTCGAGCCCTACCGCACCACGAAGTCCTCCGGCTCCGGGCTGGGCCTGCTCATCGTGCGCCGGATCATCCGCGAACACGGCGGGGAGATCGAGATCGACAGCAAGGAGAACTCCGGCACCCGCATCCACATCCACCTGCCGCGCGGCGACCGCAGCCCGCGGTTGCTCGCTTCACCCACCATCGACCTCTGA
- a CDS encoding sigma-54 dependent transcriptional regulator translates to MLPTLLIVDDERATREGLRSALEEEFDVYTASGVEEALTILKSEPIQLLLTDLRLGGDSGMDLLEMAQKLPEPPVSLIMTAYGSVDTAVEAMRRGAWHFVTKPLNLDEVEMLLKRALRGRTLETENRQLVTQVKQAHKIDKLIGKSPAMNRVFDLIRQVAPTRATILIEGESGTGKEVVANTLHHLSGRPVGKMVTVNCAALSPQLLESELFGHEKGAFTGAAQKRIGRFEQADGGTLFLDEIGEIDAPTQVKLLRMLSERTIERVGSNTPIKVDVRVITATNKNLLSLVEQGTFREDLYFRLNVVKLEMPPLRTRREDIVLLANSFLGEFAKENDRPKKPLTDGAMQLLLSYPWPGNVRELRTAIEHGVVMSNDPVIDVRHLPQFLHSAPIPKIDAPLLLKNPLVAPADFNLHALESNAIRGALAAAGDNRTRAAELLGISRRTLQRKLKEFNF, encoded by the coding sequence ATGCTCCCCACCCTCCTCATCGTCGATGACGAACGCGCCACGCGCGAAGGCCTCCGCAGCGCGCTGGAGGAGGAGTTCGACGTCTATACCGCTTCCGGGGTGGAGGAGGCGCTGACGATCCTGAAGTCCGAGCCGATCCAGCTCCTGCTGACCGACCTGCGGCTGGGCGGGGACTCCGGGATGGACCTGCTGGAGATGGCGCAGAAGCTGCCGGAGCCGCCCGTTTCCCTGATCATGACCGCCTACGGCTCCGTGGACACCGCGGTGGAGGCCATGCGGCGCGGGGCCTGGCACTTCGTTACGAAGCCGCTCAACCTCGACGAGGTGGAGATGCTGCTGAAGCGTGCGCTGCGCGGGCGGACGCTGGAGACGGAGAACCGCCAGCTCGTCACCCAGGTCAAGCAGGCGCACAAGATCGACAAACTGATCGGCAAATCCCCGGCGATGAACCGGGTGTTCGACCTGATCCGCCAGGTGGCGCCCACCCGCGCCACCATCCTCATCGAGGGTGAGTCCGGCACCGGCAAGGAGGTGGTGGCGAACACCCTGCACCATCTCTCCGGGCGGCCTGTTGGAAAGATGGTCACGGTGAACTGCGCCGCCCTTTCCCCGCAGTTGCTGGAGAGCGAGCTGTTCGGCCATGAGAAAGGCGCGTTCACCGGCGCGGCGCAGAAGCGCATCGGCAGGTTCGAACAGGCAGACGGCGGCACGCTGTTCCTGGATGAGATCGGGGAAATCGACGCGCCCACCCAGGTGAAGCTGCTGCGGATGCTGTCCGAACGGACGATCGAGCGGGTGGGATCCAACACCCCGATCAAGGTGGATGTCCGGGTCATCACCGCGACCAACAAGAACCTGCTGTCACTGGTGGAGCAGGGAACGTTCCGGGAGGACCTCTATTTCCGCCTGAATGTGGTCAAGCTGGAGATGCCTCCGCTGAGAACCCGGCGCGAAGACATCGTCCTGCTGGCCAACAGCTTCCTGGGCGAGTTCGCCAAGGAGAACGACCGCCCTAAGAAGCCCCTGACGGACGGGGCCATGCAGTTGCTGCTGTCCTACCCATGGCCGGGCAACGTCCGGGAGCTGCGCACGGCCATCGAGCACGGGGTGGTGATGAGCAACGATCCCGTCATCGATGTCCGTCATCTGCCCCAATTCCTTCATTCCGCGCCAATTCCGAAGATCGACGCGCCGTTGCTCCTCAAAAACCCGCTTGTCGCGCCTGCCGATTTCAACTTGCATGCGCTTGAAAGCAACGCGATCCGCGGTGCCCTCGCCGCGGCGGGTGACAACCGGACCCGCGCCGCCGAACTGCTGGGAATCAGCCGCCGCACACTTCAACGCAAATTGAAGGAATTCAATTTCTGA
- a CDS encoding glycosyltransferase family 39 protein: MSQRPVLEKGTLIRRTVFILVLIILTFANLFALFKGLNAPKGMEQAQIAREIARGNGFSTKMISPAAYDMASKGFSETVALKDFKDTYHAPLNPLVNSVVLRLIGANEADAWPMKEKEMVFPLDRVIAAISTLFFLMSIAVTYLLVTRIFDPKIAAVTAIIMLFCQTFWDFSLSGLPQMLMLLLFTSGLYFVYRAVEAQAEGRLPFVPALIAGVFFTLLALTHWMTVWIALGYVIYAALAFRPRGVIGAAVIVLIILAAVGPMLRAYRVTDSPFGAAFLSLYNGVGMGTEEAVMRGHDLTEAAAVTDGLVMKIVRTTLLQTMDIIPLLAGIVVAPLFFLSLLHPFKRAPIANFRWVLLLMWVTTAVGLSFYGVSSKGLDPNQLHLLFAPIMAAYGIAFVSILWSRLTVVNTTPFMRNTHLYVIVLVCAMPMMIILPRQVINGMNMRDSGGLPHWPPYYAPALNIGLKKVVKENEIVVADQPWAVAWYADRVSLWLPTTRRGFEKFETIAADSQTPLTGILISPVSNQHGSIAEIYQQYQDFTSLVIDGRTYASTSGLRTFDKDPKLEGIAKRYPYPLPLFGVDMIFYSDRAIRSTSEPGR, from the coding sequence ATGAGCCAACGCCCTGTCCTGGAAAAAGGCACTCTGATCCGCCGCACGGTTTTCATCCTGGTCCTGATCATCCTCACCTTCGCCAACCTGTTCGCGCTGTTCAAAGGACTGAACGCCCCCAAGGGGATGGAGCAGGCACAGATCGCCCGTGAAATCGCACGGGGCAACGGATTCTCCACGAAGATGATCAGCCCCGCCGCCTATGACATGGCCTCCAAGGGTTTTTCCGAGACCGTGGCCCTCAAAGACTTCAAGGACACCTACCACGCGCCGCTCAACCCCCTGGTCAACTCCGTGGTGCTGCGTCTGATCGGCGCGAACGAAGCCGACGCCTGGCCGATGAAGGAAAAGGAGATGGTGTTTCCCCTGGACCGGGTCATCGCGGCCATCTCGACGCTGTTTTTCCTGATGTCCATCGCGGTCACCTACCTGCTGGTGACGAGGATATTCGACCCGAAGATCGCCGCCGTCACGGCCATCATCATGCTGTTCTGCCAGACGTTCTGGGACTTTTCGCTCAGCGGACTGCCGCAGATGCTGATGCTGCTGCTGTTCACCTCCGGCCTCTACTTCGTCTACCGGGCGGTTGAGGCCCAGGCGGAAGGACGCCTCCCCTTTGTCCCGGCCCTCATCGCAGGGGTTTTCTTCACCCTGCTCGCCCTCACGCACTGGATGACGGTGTGGATCGCGCTGGGCTACGTCATCTATGCCGCGCTGGCGTTCCGCCCCCGGGGTGTCATCGGCGCGGCGGTCATCGTGCTCATTATCCTCGCCGCGGTCGGCCCGATGCTGCGCGCCTACCGGGTCACGGATTCGCCGTTCGGTGCCGCGTTCCTCAGCCTCTACAACGGCGTGGGCATGGGCACGGAGGAAGCGGTGATGCGCGGGCACGACCTGACGGAAGCGGCGGCGGTGACGGACGGCCTGGTCATGAAGATCGTCCGCACCACGCTTCTCCAGACCATGGACATCATCCCGCTGCTTGCGGGCATCGTGGTGGCCCCGTTGTTCTTCCTTTCCCTGCTGCATCCCTTCAAGCGCGCGCCGATCGCCAACTTCCGCTGGGTGCTCCTGCTGATGTGGGTGACCACCGCGGTCGGCCTGTCGTTTTATGGAGTCTCCAGCAAAGGGCTGGACCCGAACCAGCTCCACCTGCTGTTCGCCCCCATCATGGCGGCCTACGGGATCGCCTTCGTGTCGATCCTCTGGTCACGCCTCACCGTGGTGAACACCACGCCATTCATGAGGAACACGCATCTTTACGTGATCGTCCTCGTGTGCGCGATGCCCATGATGATCATCCTGCCGCGGCAGGTCATCAATGGTATGAACATGCGCGACAGCGGCGGCCTGCCCCATTGGCCGCCCTACTACGCGCCGGCGCTCAACATCGGCCTGAAGAAGGTGGTGAAGGAAAACGAGATCGTCGTGGCGGACCAGCCATGGGCGGTGGCGTGGTATGCGGACCGGGTCAGCCTGTGGCTGCCCACGACGCGGAGGGGTTTCGAGAAGTTCGAGACCATCGCGGCGGATTCCCAGACACCGTTGACCGGCATCCTGATTTCCCCGGTCTCCAACCAGCACGGCTCCATTGCGGAGATCTACCAGCAGTACCAGGACTTCACCTCGCTGGTCATCGACGGCCGGACCTATGCCTCCACCTCCGGCCTGCGCACCTTTGACAAGGATCCGAAGCTGGAAGGCATCGCCAAACGCTATCCCTATCCCCTGCCACTGTTCGGCGTGGACATGATCTTCTACAGCGACCGTGCGATCCGCTCCACCTCAGAACCCGGCCGCTGA
- the xseB gene encoding exodeoxyribonuclease VII small subunit, translating into MAKQNPASTPKGGPSFEEAISNLEAIVEAMEHDQLPLGELVEHYEKGTTLLNTCESLLKEAKSRIELITLRNQTEIGLETDTDPAHIPGPASAARPAADPDDDDDIRLF; encoded by the coding sequence ATGGCAAAGCAGAATCCAGCATCCACCCCCAAGGGCGGCCCCAGCTTCGAGGAGGCCATCAGCAATCTGGAAGCCATCGTGGAGGCCATGGAGCACGATCAGCTCCCCCTGGGCGAGCTCGTGGAACACTATGAAAAGGGGACGACCCTCCTCAACACGTGCGAATCCCTCCTCAAGGAAGCCAAATCCCGGATCGAACTGATCACCCTCCGAAATCAGACGGAAATCGGGCTGGAAACCGACACTGATCCCGCGCACATTCCCGGGCCCGCCAGCGCCGCCCGCCCCGCGGCCGATCCCGACGACGATGACGACATCCGCCTCTTCTAA
- the dxs gene encoding 1-deoxy-D-xylulose-5-phosphate synthase: MTTSASSKPDQPPALGPLLSSIHSPDDVKHLADDELPLLAEEIRHSLITSLSKTGGHLGPNLGVVELSIALHRVFSTPEDKFVFDVAHQGYVHKMLTGRADQIHTIRTYKGLNGFLLRSESEHDAYGAGHAGTALSAALGMAAARDLTGGGNHVVAVAGDAAFTCGPTLEALNNIAETTRKFIVVLNDNEWSIDKNVGAIARYFNALQTHPTYSEIRGKAADFVEKVAGRAIRSLAHKVEEGAKNLLFPNVLFEKFGLRYFGPIDGHDLPLLVKTFEHLKTLQEPVVLHIITEKGRGYQPALDNPGKFHGLGAYKIEDGSTDVTTSPTCSEIFGRTVTDIAKKDPKVVAITAAMPGGTKLDIFKNELPERYYDVGIAEEHAALFACGMATEGLRPFLAIYSTFMQRAYDMIIHDMALQGLPVRLCMDRGGLSGDDGPTHHGLFDIGYLRHIPGLIHMQPKDENELVNMLHTMAAYDAGPSAIRYPRGVIKGTPISATPEILPIGKAEVVADGTDVALIGLGTMFEMAERTKLALEAKGLSVALINPRFIKPLDAAVLEQFASRCKVLCTFEDHVLLNGFGASVIEHLHGAGIHTPVERIGWPDEFVEHGKPETLRALHGLTAEAAVEKISRHF, translated from the coding sequence ATGACGACATCCGCCTCTTCTAAGCCCGACCAACCTCCGGCACTCGGACCGCTGCTTTCCTCGATCCATTCGCCTGATGACGTCAAGCATCTGGCGGATGACGAGCTGCCCCTCCTGGCGGAGGAAATCCGGCACTCGCTGATCACCTCGCTCTCGAAGACCGGCGGCCACCTGGGCCCCAACCTGGGGGTGGTGGAGTTGTCCATCGCCCTGCACCGGGTGTTCTCCACCCCGGAGGACAAATTCGTCTTCGATGTGGCCCACCAGGGCTATGTCCACAAGATGCTCACCGGAAGGGCGGACCAGATCCACACCATCCGTACCTACAAGGGGCTGAATGGATTCCTTCTGCGCTCGGAGTCCGAGCATGACGCCTATGGCGCCGGACATGCCGGCACCGCCCTCTCCGCCGCACTGGGGATGGCCGCCGCGCGGGACCTCACCGGCGGGGGCAACCACGTGGTTGCCGTGGCCGGAGACGCCGCGTTCACCTGCGGACCGACCCTGGAGGCGCTCAACAACATCGCGGAGACCACCCGGAAGTTCATCGTCGTCCTCAACGACAACGAATGGTCGATCGACAAGAACGTCGGTGCCATCGCCCGCTATTTCAACGCCCTGCAGACTCATCCGACCTATTCCGAAATCCGTGGCAAAGCGGCGGACTTCGTGGAGAAAGTCGCCGGCCGGGCCATCCGTTCGCTCGCCCACAAGGTCGAGGAAGGGGCGAAGAACCTGCTGTTCCCCAACGTCCTTTTCGAGAAATTCGGCCTGCGCTACTTCGGCCCGATCGATGGCCATGACCTGCCGCTGCTGGTCAAAACCTTCGAGCATCTGAAGACGCTGCAGGAACCCGTGGTCCTGCACATCATCACAGAGAAAGGCCGCGGCTACCAGCCCGCCCTCGACAACCCCGGGAAGTTCCACGGACTCGGCGCGTACAAGATCGAGGACGGCTCCACCGACGTGACGACCTCCCCCACCTGCTCCGAGATCTTCGGGCGGACGGTGACGGACATTGCGAAAAAAGATCCGAAGGTCGTCGCCATCACCGCGGCAATGCCGGGCGGAACGAAGCTGGACATTTTCAAGAACGAGCTGCCGGAGCGGTATTACGACGTGGGCATCGCGGAGGAACACGCGGCATTGTTCGCCTGCGGCATGGCGACGGAGGGGCTGCGGCCCTTCCTGGCGATCTACTCCACCTTCATGCAACGGGCCTATGACATGATCATCCACGACATGGCGCTGCAGGGACTGCCGGTCCGCCTGTGCATGGATCGCGGCGGACTGTCCGGAGATGACGGCCCCACCCACCACGGGCTTTTTGACATCGGCTACCTGCGCCACATTCCCGGCCTCATCCACATGCAGCCGAAGGATGAGAACGAACTCGTCAACATGCTCCACACGATGGCCGCGTATGACGCCGGCCCGTCCGCGATCCGCTACCCGCGGGGCGTGATCAAGGGCACCCCCATCTCCGCGACGCCGGAGATCCTTCCCATCGGCAAGGCGGAAGTCGTGGCGGACGGCACGGACGTCGCCCTCATCGGACTGGGCACCATGTTCGAGATGGCGGAACGCACCAAGCTGGCGCTGGAGGCCAAGGGCCTCTCGGTCGCGCTCATCAATCCTCGCTTCATCAAGCCGCTGGACGCCGCGGTGCTGGAGCAGTTCGCCTCACGCTGCAAGGTGCTCTGCACCTTTGAAGACCATGTGCTGCTCAACGGATTCGGCGCATCCGTCATCGAACATCTCCACGGTGCCGGGATCCACACTCCCGTGGAGCGGATCGGTTGGCCGGATGAGTTTGTCGAACATGGCAAGCCGGAGACCCTCCGCGCCCTCCATGGACTGACCGCGGAGGCTGCGGTCGAAAAAATTTCCCGCCACTTTTGA
- a CDS encoding entericidin A/B family lipoprotein, with protein sequence MNPVVISKTAANHFNRILLCGSALMVTAALALSTTSCATSKGFGRDVKKVGNKIENAADRTGGAN encoded by the coding sequence ATGAATCCTGTAGTCATCTCCAAAACCGCCGCAAACCACTTCAATCGTATCCTTCTCTGCGGTTCCGCACTGATGGTGACGGCTGCGCTCGCGCTTTCCACGACCTCCTGCGCCACGTCAAAGGGCTTCGGTCGTGACGTGAAAAAAGTGGGTAACAAGATCGAAAACGCGGCTGACCGCACCGGCGGCGCCAACTGA
- a CDS encoding sigma-54 dependent transcriptional regulator, with translation MDILIVDDQKSIRLTTSLALEAEGHYVETAEDGDSCLRRVKEENFDLVFLDLRLGDEDGLEILQKILGIKPRQLVTIFTAHASVATAVKATQLGAFDYLEKPFTPDQLRAILIKAKKALQTQGEVVRLQETVQELKSEAKHSSPPLRFTSEDKRTHEEFDILFRAAATNASVLILGESGTGKSVIAREVHERSHLRDKPFVTVSCPSLSKELLESVLFGHMKGSFTGAVKDTWGKVHAAEGGTLFLDEIGELPMEIQPKLLRLLQEREYERLGENKVRQSNVRVIAATNRDLPAQIAAGHFREDLYYRLNVISITVPSLRDRPIDLYRFACDYLSFFAGQMGRKVEGFSENGRSSLMRHGWPGNLRELRNAIERAAILARGNKIEAEDLPRPTPVSANTASRDPASGLCIGGEHTIDEIEQAHLLRVLEWAPSLQDAASILGIDKATLYRKRKRYGIE, from the coding sequence ATGGATATCCTGATCGTCGATGACCAAAAATCAATCCGCCTGACCACCTCTCTGGCCCTCGAAGCCGAAGGCCACTACGTCGAAACCGCCGAAGACGGCGATTCCTGCCTGCGGAGAGTCAAAGAAGAGAATTTCGATCTGGTCTTCCTCGACCTCCGCCTCGGCGACGAGGACGGACTGGAGATCCTCCAGAAAATACTCGGGATCAAGCCGCGGCAGTTGGTCACCATTTTTACGGCCCACGCATCGGTCGCCACGGCGGTGAAGGCCACCCAACTGGGGGCATTCGACTATCTGGAGAAGCCATTCACCCCTGACCAGCTCCGGGCCATCCTGATCAAGGCGAAGAAGGCCCTGCAGACGCAAGGTGAGGTGGTGCGCCTCCAGGAAACGGTGCAGGAACTGAAGTCCGAGGCGAAACATTCCTCGCCTCCACTGCGGTTCACCTCGGAAGACAAGAGGACGCATGAGGAGTTCGACATCCTCTTCCGCGCGGCGGCGACCAATGCCTCCGTCCTGATCCTCGGCGAGAGCGGCACCGGCAAAAGCGTGATCGCCCGCGAAGTGCATGAACGGAGCCACCTGCGGGACAAGCCGTTCGTCACCGTGAGTTGCCCCAGCCTTTCCAAGGAACTTCTGGAGAGCGTCCTCTTCGGCCACATGAAGGGATCGTTCACCGGCGCGGTGAAGGACACCTGGGGCAAGGTCCACGCCGCGGAAGGAGGCACCTTGTTCCTCGACGAGATCGGCGAACTGCCGATGGAGATCCAGCCGAAGTTGCTGCGCCTGCTCCAGGAGCGTGAGTACGAGCGCCTGGGGGAAAACAAGGTCCGGCAGTCCAACGTGCGCGTCATCGCCGCCACCAACCGCGACCTTCCCGCACAGATCGCCGCAGGCCACTTCCGGGAAGATCTGTATTACCGCCTCAATGTCATCAGCATCACAGTGCCGTCGCTGCGCGACCGCCCCATCGACCTCTACCGCTTCGCCTGTGACTATCTCTCTTTCTTCGCGGGCCAGATGGGACGCAAGGTGGAGGGCTTCAGCGAGAATGGCCGCTCGTCGCTGATGAGGCACGGTTGGCCGGGCAACCTGCGGGAACTCCGCAACGCCATCGAAAGGGCGGCCATCCTTGCCCGCGGCAACAAAATCGAGGCGGAGGATCTTCCCCGCCCCACCCCGGTCTCGGCGAACACGGCGAGCCGCGACCCAGCCTCCGGTCTCTGCATCGGCGGCGAACACACCATCGACGAGATCGAGCAGGCCCACCTGCTGCGCGTTCTGGAATGGGCACCGTCCCTCCAGGATGCCGCGTCGATCCTTGGCATCGACAAAGCCACGCTCTACCGGAAGCGGAAGCGTTACGGGATCGAATGA
- a CDS encoding sensor histidine kinase, producing MLRFRLFFGLLTLIILLWGVGAAALLLMRDSNKRFDKRLASDYMVVSTANGFRSVTSTLNSTYIPIFTGPIRVEPEIPDRSIYDAYSAELSTRLKILREADVKVEALAAAVTAYVETYDRLLANPPRDHESRDRVLTSISSQTQRITDLADSISKLAETKLLSVGREAKETATQNYLFVSTLVLLGTAIAFIIYFQLMRHLVDPVSRLQLSIDEVRNGNFELNLPAPGHGSEFRSVVAAFNDMAAELKQRRSVMDDHLMRTNLVNRAILEAIPSPVFVLGDDTNIVQINPAAEELTEDLGVSGRLPLKIQRILDECRKTGTHLLPEDPREALLFRIHEEEFYYLPRIFRFVSEDDGKGGSGWAVLLHNVSRIRWLDDMKTNLLSTVSHEIKTPLTGIRMVLHLLLEENGRSLNDMQHTMVESANEDCERLLVTLNTLLDLSRAEGGTTHLSRIPVRMQETMERSARLYHGAAAAKGCVIEVEPTEPALPDALADPIRLDEVMNNLVSNAIKHSPPGGGITLRCVKQGAEFLRVSVIDRGPGVPEASQGRIFERFFRAPGQPHEGVGLGLFISREIMRAHEGRIGLMERTENQTEFYLDVPIA from the coding sequence ATGTTAAGATTCCGTCTCTTCTTCGGCTTGCTGACGCTCATCATCCTCCTCTGGGGGGTGGGGGCCGCGGCACTGTTGCTGATGCGTGATTCCAACAAGCGCTTCGACAAGCGCCTGGCTTCGGACTACATGGTCGTCAGCACGGCCAACGGGTTCAGGTCCGTCACCTCCACGCTGAATTCCACCTACATCCCGATCTTCACGGGACCCATCCGGGTCGAACCGGAAATCCCCGACCGCTCGATTTACGACGCCTATTCGGCGGAATTGTCAACACGCCTCAAGATCCTGCGCGAGGCGGACGTGAAGGTTGAGGCACTCGCCGCGGCGGTAACCGCCTATGTGGAGACCTATGACCGCCTTCTCGCCAATCCGCCGCGGGACCACGAGAGCCGGGACCGCGTCCTCACTTCCATCAGCAGCCAGACCCAGCGGATCACCGATCTGGCGGACAGCATCTCCAAGCTGGCGGAGACAAAGCTGCTCTCCGTGGGCCGCGAGGCGAAGGAAACCGCGACCCAGAACTACCTGTTCGTGTCCACACTGGTGCTGTTGGGCACGGCTATCGCCTTCATCATCTACTTCCAGCTCATGCGGCACCTGGTGGATCCGGTCAGCCGGCTCCAGCTATCGATCGATGAAGTCCGGAACGGCAACTTCGAGCTGAACCTGCCCGCGCCCGGCCACGGCAGCGAGTTCCGCTCCGTGGTCGCCGCCTTCAATGACATGGCCGCGGAACTGAAGCAGCGGCGTTCGGTGATGGACGACCACCTGATGCGGACAAACCTGGTGAACCGCGCGATCCTGGAGGCCATCCCCTCACCCGTCTTCGTGCTCGGGGATGACACGAACATCGTGCAGATCAACCCTGCGGCCGAGGAGCTGACCGAGGATCTGGGCGTATCCGGGCGGCTGCCGCTGAAGATCCAGCGCATCCTCGATGAATGCCGCAAGACAGGAACCCACCTGCTGCCGGAGGACCCGCGGGAGGCCCTTCTCTTCCGGATCCATGAGGAGGAGTTCTACTACCTTCCCCGTATCTTCCGCTTCGTTTCCGAAGATGATGGCAAGGGAGGTTCCGGATGGGCGGTCCTGCTGCACAACGTCAGCCGCATCCGCTGGCTGGACGACATGAAGACCAACCTGCTTTCCACCGTCAGCCACGAGATCAAGACCCCGCTCACCGGCATCCGCATGGTGCTGCACCTTTTGCTGGAGGAAAACGGCAGGTCTCTCAACGACATGCAGCACACGATGGTGGAGTCCGCCAACGAGGACTGCGAACGGCTGCTGGTCACCCTCAACACCCTGCTCGACCTGTCCCGTGCGGAGGGTGGAACCACCCACCTCTCCCGGATCCCTGTCCGGATGCAGGAAACCATGGAACGCTCCGCCCGCCTCTACCACGGTGCGGCGGCCGCGAAAGGTTGCGTCATCGAGGTGGAACCGACGGAACCCGCACTACCGGACGCACTGGCCGACCCGATCCGCCTTGATGAGGTGATGAACAACCTGGTCTCCAACGCCATCAAGCACAGCCCTCCGGGTGGCGGCATCACGCTGCGCTGCGTGAAACAGGGGGCGGAGTTCCTCAGGGTGTCCGTGATCGACCGCGGACCGGGCGTACCGGAGGCGAGCCAAGGGAGGATCTTCGAGCGGTTCTTCCGCGCACCGGGCCAGCCGCACGAAGGCGTGGGCCTCGGTCTTTTCATTTCACGGGAAATCATGCGTGCCCACGAAGGCCGGATCGGCCTGATGGAACGCACCGAAAATCAAACGGAATTCTATCTGGATGTCCCCATCGCCTGA